The Novosphingobium sp. THN1 genome includes a window with the following:
- a CDS encoding DUF1838 family protein, which produces MTFPGAAEPFRYAESNTFHAKRHDLTRPGATRVTSEVSFTNVCSWRPWMEMGDRPGHLTATGIGRQNATPASLPPAFVEATMLRRPEVLKNPSAILQPLWDAKG; this is translated from the coding sequence ATGACCTTTCCGGGTGCGGCCGAGCCTTTCCGCTATGCCGAAAGCAACACCTTCCATGCCAAACGTCACGACCTGACCCGGCCGGGGGCGACGCGGGTGACGAGCGAGGTCAGCTTCACCAACGTCTGTAGCTGGCGTCCGTGGATGGAAATGGGGGACCGGCCCGGGCACCTCACCGCCACCGGCATCGGCCGCCAGAACGCCACCCCGGCCTCGCTGCCGCCCGCCTTTGTCGAGGCCACGATGCTGCGCAGGCCCGAAGTGCTGAAGAACCCATCGGCGATCCTGCAGCCGCTGTGGGACGCCAAGGGCTGA
- a CDS encoding DUF1838 family protein → MMDRRTLLTGLSVTGAMLGAGLPALAKAGSKGVLDVTSEAGRLRNFIMMRGALDEGLITSWVSARYYGVVEDRMDPLFAVVSAVYSRYRQVADGYEAVNFELAWFTDPVTGKALETWDNPYTGKTCKVPTGACRRRRSASAGISRSTSRAKSPACRWSTTSCPSTCAAMTCGSPNDRAPR, encoded by the coding sequence ATGATGGACCGCCGCACCCTGTTGACCGGACTATCCGTGACTGGAGCCATGCTTGGCGCAGGACTGCCTGCGCTGGCCAAGGCGGGCAGCAAGGGCGTGCTGGACGTGACCAGCGAGGCAGGCCGCCTGCGCAACTTCATCATGATGCGCGGCGCACTGGACGAAGGGCTGATTACCAGCTGGGTTTCGGCGCGATATTACGGCGTGGTAGAGGACCGGATGGACCCGCTCTTCGCTGTCGTCTCGGCCGTTTACTCGCGCTACCGCCAGGTGGCCGACGGATATGAGGCCGTGAACTTCGAACTTGCCTGGTTTACCGATCCCGTGACCGGCAAGGCGCTGGAAACCTGGGACAATCCCTATACCGGCAAGACCTGCAAGGTGCCAACCGGGGCCTGCCGCCGTCGAAGATCCGCTTCGGCAGGGATCTCTCGTTCCACATCGCGCGCGAAATCCCCGGCCTGCAGATGGAGCACGACATCCTGCCCTTCGACGTGCGCGGCGATGACGTGTGGGTCACCGAACGATCGCGCACCGCGATGA